The Ostreibacterium oceani genome has a segment encoding these proteins:
- a CDS encoding DUF4815 domain-containing protein → MAITSTMASNYQLGSRSRRNLRGVDPRLITLVETAIGLTTQDFTVIEGLRSPQRQRELYRQGLSWTLNSKHLTHAAHRRINDVIFKAGDIVRGGSASLDADTGALTVDSADVYLDGDIYAVPSRELLVATSGDVVIGVWLSYYYVTEADDPTLRNPALGTRGQNEAGAWRLAVTTAWGLSDTPPDNTTDAAPNNAPNSSPNSAPSHPPQFYAVYTARDGYLTAKAPPPHISGVQSAIAKYDRDSTGSQYIVRGLKVHATAAPAGKERYIIDAGAAQIGGYAYEYGAARPAQFDTAPELGSVDAETALAIGGQQRVNLNRTPIASITAVRVTREKSVTVTHANITNSQDLLPDASVVALVSVTQGGVTYQQGVDYQLTSGKVDWSLSGAEPAAGSTYSVTYHYIALAEASAVDEFGYTLADAVAGTPILTSYDHFIPRHDRLCLDAGGEPVMLRGIASLTAPLPPKVPSNLLLLATIEQRWTADTPRIIYQDGVRVVSMSTLNRHAERLDFLTEQVAQNKLELSASNQENGRKHGVFADPLLSDTLRDAGRPQTALIEDARLQLPITAAAHFFDLGAPVTLNYTHREILSQPLASDCMLINPYMAFDPIPPTVTLSPAVDRWTVNTESVVGTETIGAGPRSRTTFRSDGITETAAEFCRPIAVNAAIAGMGDGEIIDAVQFDGITVATSGDALADDKGRANVRFTIPEGVPAGQKLVTVATRSGQIGEAVFTADGTIANDNLTRVVTRFRAVDPLAQTFSLPSATQLTAVDVSFCAVGDRAVRMQIRETATGLPTQAILAEALVDAATLAADLSANDGAGRATRFAFDLPVLLDGGVEYALVILSDEPTPSLKVATLGGFDDERQRWITAQPYTVGVLLSSSNASTWTPHNDSDLLFALHAADYVATAKTIDIGTLSVTAVTDLYVLTNTQITAADTTVTVEATLPDGQVLTFADGQHRALPAAISGDITLRAVLIGSATFSPVLGATVQVLTGRLETSGRYITRAIPAGLNSRVRVLVDAFTPQGANVIVRAASTDASPDTSTWQTLTQLPDYTLLDDGRVELIFESDTLIDAANIAVEIELVGHAGARPFVENPRVLVIEA, encoded by the coding sequence ATGGCAATAACCTCAACAATGGCCTCCAATTATCAACTAGGTAGCCGCAGTCGGCGCAACCTGCGCGGGGTTGATCCACGCTTGATTACGCTGGTCGAGACCGCGATTGGTCTCACCACACAGGACTTTACCGTCATTGAGGGACTGCGTAGCCCCCAGCGCCAGCGCGAGCTGTACCGCCAAGGGCTATCGTGGACGCTAAACAGCAAGCACCTCACCCACGCTGCGCACCGCCGTATCAATGACGTGATATTTAAAGCAGGCGACATTGTGCGCGGCGGCAGCGCCAGCCTAGATGCCGATACGGGGGCGCTGACGGTGGATAGCGCCGATGTGTACTTAGACGGCGATATCTACGCCGTGCCGTCGCGTGAGCTGCTTGTTGCGACCAGCGGCGACGTCGTGATTGGCGTATGGCTTAGTTATTATTATGTGACCGAGGCCGACGACCCAACGCTTCGCAACCCCGCCCTTGGCACGCGCGGGCAAAACGAGGCAGGCGCGTGGCGGTTGGCAGTCACCACGGCGTGGGGGCTATCCGATACCCCACCCGACAACACGACCGACGCCGCTCCCAATAACGCGCCCAACAGCTCACCTAATAGCGCGCCCAGCCACCCCCCGCAATTCTACGCGGTCTATACCGCACGCGACGGCTATTTAACCGCCAAAGCCCCACCACCACATATTAGCGGTGTGCAGTCGGCGATTGCAAAATACGACCGCGACAGCACGGGTAGTCAATACATTGTGCGCGGACTAAAAGTCCACGCGACCGCTGCACCAGCGGGCAAAGAGCGCTACATTATCGATGCAGGCGCCGCGCAAATTGGTGGCTATGCGTATGAATACGGCGCGGCGCGTCCCGCGCAATTTGACACCGCCCCCGAGTTGGGCAGTGTTGATGCTGAGACGGCACTGGCCATCGGCGGACAACAGCGCGTGAACCTTAACCGCACCCCGATTGCAAGCATCACCGCCGTGCGCGTGACGCGCGAAAAATCCGTCACCGTCACACACGCCAATATCACCAACAGCCAAGACTTGCTACCCGATGCCAGCGTGGTCGCGCTAGTCAGCGTCACCCAAGGGGGTGTCACTTACCAGCAGGGCGTCGATTATCAGCTAACCAGCGGCAAAGTCGATTGGTCACTGTCAGGCGCCGAGCCAGCCGCAGGCTCGACGTATAGCGTGACGTATCACTACATCGCGCTGGCTGAGGCGAGCGCGGTCGACGAATTTGGCTACACGCTCGCCGATGCGGTCGCAGGTACGCCGATTTTAACCAGTTACGACCACTTTATCCCGCGCCACGACCGCCTGTGCTTAGACGCAGGTGGTGAGCCTGTGATGCTACGCGGCATTGCATCACTCACCGCGCCGCTGCCCCCCAAAGTCCCCAGCAACTTATTACTACTGGCGACCATCGAGCAGCGCTGGACAGCCGATACCCCACGAATCATCTACCAAGACGGCGTGCGCGTGGTGTCGATGTCAACGCTCAACCGCCACGCCGAGCGACTGGATTTTCTCACCGAGCAAGTCGCGCAGAATAAGCTCGAATTATCGGCGTCTAATCAAGAAAACGGGCGCAAACACGGCGTGTTCGCCGACCCGCTGTTGTCTGACACCTTGCGCGACGCAGGGCGACCGCAGACCGCACTCATAGAAGACGCGCGGCTACAATTACCCATCACCGCCGCCGCGCATTTTTTCGACCTAGGCGCGCCTGTCACGCTAAACTATACCCACCGCGAAATACTGTCCCAGCCCCTCGCGTCAGATTGTATGCTAATCAACCCGTATATGGCGTTTGACCCCATCCCGCCGACCGTGACGCTATCGCCTGCGGTTGACCGCTGGACAGTCAATACCGAGTCGGTCGTCGGCACCGAGACGATCGGGGCAGGCCCGCGTAGTCGCACGACATTTCGCTCAGACGGCATCACCGAGACAGCCGCCGAGTTTTGCCGACCGATTGCCGTCAACGCCGCGATTGCGGGGATGGGAGATGGTGAAATCATCGACGCGGTGCAGTTTGACGGCATCACGGTCGCGACCAGCGGCGATGCGCTGGCAGACGATAAGGGTCGCGCTAACGTGCGCTTTACCATCCCCGAGGGCGTACCTGCGGGGCAAAAGCTCGTCACGGTCGCGACGCGCTCGGGGCAAATCGGCGAGGCGGTCTTTACTGCCGACGGCACGATTGCTAACGATAACCTCACCCGCGTGGTCACGCGTTTTCGCGCCGTTGACCCACTGGCACAGACCTTTAGCCTACCGAGCGCCACCCAGCTCACCGCCGTGGACGTGTCGTTTTGCGCGGTGGGTGACCGCGCGGTGCGGATGCAAATCCGCGAGACAGCAACAGGGCTACCGACCCAAGCCATTTTAGCCGAGGCGCTAGTCGATGCCGCGACACTGGCGGCCGACTTATCAGCGAATGATGGGGCAGGGCGGGCGACCCGATTTGCTTTCGACTTGCCCGTGCTGCTTGACGGCGGCGTTGAGTATGCGCTGGTGATTTTAAGCGACGAGCCCACCCCGTCGCTCAAGGTCGCCACACTAGGCGGCTTTGATGACGAGCGCCAGCGCTGGATAACCGCGCAGCCGTACACGGTCGGCGTATTGTTATCATCATCGAACGCCTCGACGTGGACGCCGCACAACGACAGTGACTTATTGTTTGCGCTGCACGCCGCCGATTATGTCGCCACCGCCAAAACGATCGATATCGGCACGCTCAGCGTCACCGCGGTCACCGATCTTTACGTGCTAACTAACACACAAATCACCGCGGCTGACACCACCGTGACGGTCGAGGCGACCTTGCCCGACGGGCAGGTGCTGACCTTTGCCGACGGGCAACACCGTGCGCTACCCGCCGCGATTAGCGGTGACATCACGCTACGCGCGGTGCTTATCGGTAGTGCCACCTTTTCACCCGTGCTGGGGGCAACGGTGCAGGTATTGACGGGGCGGCTAGAGACCAGTGGCCGCTACATTACCCGCGCCATC
- a CDS encoding head completion/stabilization protein: protein MAQFRAITRIDSTYPTARVRDALMTALFTVTAELDSWARTQTARGVTTLADSHTSIDASSIDGSIDATSIEATSIDNVTAAVHWFRVAVYSYAKAHLVDTYRDVDTTAFGARETAADKIDEQLSTWRAQYRTAVSAVQGNPRVRVTLI, encoded by the coding sequence ATGGCGCAGTTTCGCGCGATTACCCGCATTGACAGCACGTACCCCACGGCTCGCGTGCGTGACGCGCTGATGACCGCGCTGTTTACCGTGACCGCCGAGCTGGACAGCTGGGCGCGTACCCAAACCGCACGGGGCGTGACGACGCTTGCCGACAGTCATACTAGCATCGACGCATCCAGCATTGACGGCAGCATCGACGCCACCAGCATTGAAGCCACCAGCATTGATAACGTAACGGCCGCCGTGCACTGGTTTCGCGTCGCGGTCTATTCGTATGCCAAGGCACACCTTGTTGACACGTACCGCGATGTGGACACCACCGCATTCGGTGCGCGCGAGACGGCCGCCGATAAAATCGACGAACAGCTCAGCACGTGGCGCGCCCAATACCGCACCGCCGTGAGCGCGGTGCAGGGTAACCCCCGCGTGCGCGTGACGTTAATTTAA